In Zingiber officinale cultivar Zhangliang chromosome 1A, Zo_v1.1, whole genome shotgun sequence, the DNA window TCAATCAATTCACTCTCtttattccaaaatatcatgcaattaCTTATGCAACAATTATTCTTCTCTACATGCAAACGTAAACCCCTCACCAATTTTTTGTGTTATAGAAGCTATCAGTATCTTTCTAAGAAATAATATTTTGCCTTGATATTCAATAATCTTGTAGTAATTGATAGTTGGAAATGACTAGATGGAATGTCTTTCATACTTCTCTTTCAGTAGCCTTTAACATGTTATACAGTTGCTAAATTTTAAGTGtaggtatttcatctatattggaatgaTCAACTGCATTTATTGTGTtctgaaccattgattgcattacaTTCTTATTAGATGATGATTCCCCTATAGCAGTTGTGTTAGATGAAGAAGCAATTGAAGTCCCAATCCGATGAGTCAAATAAAGGTCTCTCTAATAGTACCAGTTGTAGTAATTATTCTCATCACAAAAAgctatatttctatatttgtaaTTATTATATAGACATCGTAACTCGGCACCATTCATATATTTTGGATAATTTTTAACAATGTTCACAAACACTTGTACTCCAACAAAATATTCATATCagataaatctattttctaatttattatacATCCAAGTTTTGTTCATATATATTGCATCCTAATgaacttaaaattttcaacattatcaacacaagtagttttacttagCAATTATGCAATCAATACAAGAAAGGTACTTCaatatggtggcaaaaggcgaatacgcttgcccccagcgccccctccaacccgtcccagggtcaacacagaggaggtaaatcacgggcggctatagcctttggaatagtgactagcacataagggaggtatttatctcgactttgccgagattcgaactccagacctcatggtggcaccacctcatgtgctagccactagacccatccgaggggacaaagGTAATTCAATATGATTCCATGTATAAGAGAGGTAATACAAAACTTAGCATATTATTAAGCATGCATCCATCAACACAAGAGTGGTACTACAAACATGATTCCATATATTAACTAAACATGCCATGAacgtataaaaaataaatataaaagaagccaaactaggttaaaatcctccAGAATTTTATTTAGGTTTTTATCATAAACCTTACAACTAGCTAGTTGGTCGAGACCTCGTGGCCAAGGCTGACATCGCGGTAAGCCTGAGGCCAAGGCAGATCTGGTCGGCTAAGCTCTCAACCGGTTAAGTTCCCGGGAGCAAGCTCATGGTCGACCAAACTCATGGCCGAGAGTTCATTGCCGGCCAAGATTGCGGTCACGAGATCACTACCGACCTAACTCGCGGTCGCGAGCTCACGACTGGCCAAGCTCATGACCGAGAACTCACGGCCGGAGCTTGTTGTTGTTAGGGTTAAAAATTAGAGGAGAGGGAAGGCAAAACATCATACCAAGATCGAGGAGGAGAGGACGCCTGAAGACACTAGAGGTTGGAGGGGATGCCTAAAATCGGAGAGGGCATGGTCACCGGTGATATCGCCGGAGAGATCGGGAACATGAGGAGAGTTTGCAAGATCGGGATCTAGTCCTAATTTTGATCACGAAATTAGTGACGAAATTTTTTTCCGTCCTTATTTAGAGACGAAAAATCATTTCATCTCTAATATTTAAATATTGTAATGATAATTAGCAATATAATATTATATTCCATCATTATTTAAAGatgaaatttaaattcaatttctaatTAAAGACGGAATATAATATTCGTAGCTACTAAAATTATATTAACTATGTTTTTTATATTAATACCGACTGTTTTAGCGACGGCATTATAGTTCCGTCTCTATTTAAAAATGGAACTTTAAGTATGTCtcaaattaaagataaaatgTTAATTCCATTTCTAATATAGTGACAGAATTATAGTTCAGTCTTTAACTCCGTtgctaattataattttttttaatgcaaCAGTAAATTTAGAAGTCATGAACGAGCATTCTATAAAATTATTTCCTCCCTTTAAAAATGTTATAAGATCAAAATAAGATATACATTAGGTGGAAATCTTACCATCGATTACTGAAAATTCTAGGATTTTTCTACAATAAGAGGTCAAACATGTCGTCTCCTCTGAATATCTATCCAATCGTGCCCATCGCAATTAATTTCTCTTATCTTCCACAAGCTATCTCTTCCCATAGGTTTCAAATCCATGCGCCTTTGAAAATTCTATTTACACATTTAAATTGTTCAGCAATCCATGCAAATCTTGCTCGTAATCGTTTACGTACATTGTTTTGCTTAAAGGACTTTTCATACATATCcattaatttcttaaaattttatccattacttaattaataaattattaaattgattgcCTCAAACCGTCTCAATAAAACCCCCACTTTTCCCATTAATTAATTCCTATAAGCTTGAGCATTATGGCTACATCAGCCAACGCCCTGCTCtgtttcttccttttcctcctccctCTCTCCATCAACGCCGCCACCTTCCAAATCGTTAACAGATGTTCCTTCACCGTCTGGGCCGCGTGGGTTTCCACCGGCCCCCGGACAGGCGGCGGTAGCCAGCTCAGCCCCGGCCAGTCCTGGACAATCAACGTCAACGCCAGCACCACCGGCGGCCGCATTTGGGCCCGCACCGGCTGCTCCTTCGACAGCAGCGGCCGAGGCAGCTGCCAGACCGGAGACTGCGGCGGGGTGCTTCAGTGCCAGGACTACGGCCGGCCGCCCAATACCCTCGCCGAGTTCGCCCTAAACCAGTTCAACAACCTGGACTTCTTCGACATCTCCCTCGTGGAAGGCTACAACGTGGGGCTAGACTTCAGCCCCACCACCGGCGGATGCCGAGGGGTCCGTTGCTCGGCCAACATCGTGGGGGAGTGCCCGGCGCCGCTGAGGGTCCCGGGGGGCTGCAACAGTCCTTGCGCCATGTTCTGGACGCCGGAGTACTGCTGCACCAATGGGCCGTGCAGGCCCACCATTTGGGATTTCTTTAAGAGGCGGTGCCCGGACGCCTATACCTCCCCACAAGATGACCAGACCAGCACGTTCACCTGCCCCGCCGGCACCAACTACAGTGTCACCTTCTGCCCTTGATCTAATTCCACACGTTCCTATAATCAGTGATAAGGCCTGTACCTATTTTCTATAATGAAATAATCATTAGATCGGCATCAATATATATGATAACTCTCCTTTGCctctgtgtttttttttgtttttttgtttaccTATGtccatttacttttttttttttttttcagaatctCGTGGGTTGACTTAGTTAGTATTTATATATCTGTCTACTCCAATACGTACTCATCTGATCGGTCAAGTACTCATCAGTGCTCATCTGATCAGAAGGATTTGTTCGATAGTACTCGATCGGAATAACGTTTAGATCATTTCCAAGCTCCTTTGCTCCGCAATGAACTTCTGACGATCTTAGTTGCATGGGCACTTCGCTTGGCCTACCTCTTTGCCGGTCGGGCAACATATGTCGGTCGGCCCCTGATGTAGGGCTTTGTTCAACTATCCTTTGGTGGGCCCGTCAGTCCTCTGACattgacctccttgactttgacctccacgtggatTGCTATCTTCCTCCTTTGACTCACACTTAGTGGACATCCTTTATCACCACATaacaagtcttcccctcaagtctagtcgaaggacgctgcaagtccgactgactagacaaatAGTGCCTCGGGTGACCTCCGTCGATCGGACACTCTCTGTGCTCTGGATACTGGTCGGCTGATATCTACTAATCGTATTTCAGGCATAATGAGCGGCAAAGTTTGGTCGCTGATTTGGAGAGCTAACTCGCCGACCGACGTATCACTTCTTTGTTCTCGAGATTTCGATCGGCTCACATAGTTTTGTCCGTTCTACTTCATTTGTTGACCTGGGTGTGTGACTTTTTCTCAGATCATACCTCATAAGGCTGGTGGTGGATCGGTCGTTCGGCGGTGTGATATTCAAATATCTATGTTGCTCAGGACGGTTGACGACTACACTTAGCGAATTTCTCCTTTCCTTGCTCTCTCTCGGATGAGTGCCCTGTGATAGTGGCTGGCTTCCTCTAAATTTCTAGAAGACCGTGCAAATCTTTGATCATTATGGCCGAGCACACTACCTatgccttttaattaagcctcattaatgtcaCGCTATAACCTTTGATCGAATGGCTCATGGTGATCGGTCGCAAGGTTTATAAACATTACTTTGTTTTGTCGTCATCTTCATTCCCTGCATTTTCGTCTTCGAGAGGCGTTTGCAacgtttcttctcctcttcttctccagtGATCATTCTCAGTAAgctccttcttcttttcattcTTCGAATCCGTTCATTGTTTCTTCCCGATTTCCTCTCTTTCGATGGCCAGTTCCTCACATCCTCCGGTGCCCATCCCTGGACTCTGGTATACTTCAACCGACTCCAGGTTCGACGGGGACGATATAGAAAAGCTGAAATCCACATATGAATTTCCCTCTTTTTATCAAGTTGCCTTTCCTTCCGCTTACGGCCGACCACACGAGCCACCAGCCAACTTTTTGACTTTCTTTATGGACCAGTTCAGTGCAGGCCTTCGGTTTcctgttcatttttttttcccaccgtttgtaaatatttccatattttccTACACCAATTAATACCAAACTCCTTTAGGTTACTATGTGGGGTGGTAATTCTCTTCCGCCTACAGACCTTCCCTTGAATCCTCGGTTCTTtcattacttctactaccctaaatTGTCCGAGCCAGGGACCTTCTTGTTCCAAGCTTGCGTGGGATCGGTCTTCTTCGACAAAATGTCATCCTCCAATAAGAATTGGAGAGAGCATTATTTCTTTGTTCGTTTTCCCGAGTGGCCCGACTTCCCGATCGGATGGCAGATGGAAGTGATGACGGCTCCTTCGCTCGTGAGATACAAAAGTCGATCGAACTATCTCCAAGCAGCGTCTAGTTTAGcttgtcagaagtatcacatccACAAGCTGCTATTGAAGGGCGTCCTATATGTGTTCGGCCTGAGTTTGATCCGAACATGCCTGctgtccagcctaggtatgctctttctccTCCTCATCTTTGAATCTAGTTGATTTTTCCTCCTTTTTTATAGCCCTCATCATGTTGAGGGCACGCCTCGCCGACAAGAGCAGACTCGCGGATGCGGAGATCAACACAACGGGCGTGGCTGAGTTGGAGAGTTGTGACTTGCAGCCGGTCACCCCTTCTGAAGACTCGCTCGACTAGGCGGGCGAGACTCCTGCACCGACCAGCGAGGCAGGAGGTAGTTAGATAGCGGCTAGCGGAGCCGCGGCTACTTTAGGTGACCTCCCTCCCGAATGACCCTCGATGTTACCGATTGCGGTGGCTTCAAAGTCGACCACCTCTGGCGAACCCTTGTCACGCCACAAGAGGTGCCATGCGGAGGACTCCTCCCGCTCCACCACATCCACCCTGCAAACCCCAACCCAAACCGGTTCATGCCCTTCCTCCCTAGTGGGGTGAAACATCCACACCTGTTCCACCCAAGAAAGGAGTCAAAGCCCTCCACCATTCACTACCATTCAACCGGACGCCTTCTCTGTCCGGTACTGTCTGGGACCATCTGTGAGCCGCCGGTCGCCTTCATACTACCATCATCTTTGCCGACGGCCCAACTGTCCATCATCCGATCGTCCCCTGCGTCAAAGCCTACAGGGAGAGAAACTTCTGATCCCTCTGGTCTGAGCAGCCAAAGGAAGATAACGGTCGTCATCCACCTGTCCACCGATAAATGGTGCAGTCCAAGTGACACCACGTCCCACACCCCCGAGCACCAAATCCGGATTCAAGGGCCGCTAGCACACATATGGGTCGATGCCAGGGCCTACGCGACGGTCATCTCTCCATGGGAGCTTACGAACAACcatacccagatgtccactggggtatgtAGATTGTCTTTATATTCTTCTATTTTTAGCCTGCTCGGCCCTTATAATCTCCTCGCTATTGCAGTACTAGGTTGAGAGTCTGGCCATATGCCAAAAGCTGACATTTTTGGAGCATAAAATCCAGCTGCTTCGCACCTCGAGCGACGTATCCGAAGCCTCCCATGCTCAAGTTGAACAACTGACGACTCAGGCAGCTCGGCTAAAGGTCGATCTACAGCAAAGCTCTGATCTGCTGCAGGAGGAAAGGAGCGAGAACGCTGATCAGGCTTATCAATTGGCGAGGCTTAATAAACAAGCCAACTCttttaagttgaaaattcatTCAGTCAACACCAAGAAGATCCAAGCCATTGaggacttggagatcaagaacaaGGAGGCTCGTGTCCTAGATCAGAACCTGAAAGAGGCCAAAGCCATACTGGGCGCCGAGTGGGAGTCGATTGGCAGAGCAAGCTGCGATGAAGGTTCAACTCGCCTCCAAGGATACAAGGTTAGATTCTCTGAAAACGGAGTTGGAGGCATCCCAATCGGTCCTCCAAATTTATCAAGAGACAGAGCCTGGTCATTTGAAGTACTCAAGCAGGATTATCTCTGCTCGAATGCTTTCAATAACTATTTTACTGACCGAGCGCTTCGCCTCCTTAATGTGAAGATTGGCCACATTAATACAATTTTTTCGCCAATCTAATATGCCTAAATCATTATAGTCTTTTGAAGTATTAGTATAATCTAGTAAGTATATTTACCTCATTATATAATTTCACTGATTAGAACTAGCACTAAACGCAGCTAAACTTTGTATAGTTTTTCAATTGTAAAGTTTCATAATATATAGCTAGAAGATtgcaaaaaattatatatttaattgtaattttaaaataatataacaaTACAAATGAAtcatgatattttttatattcAAAAAACCAAAAGCTACGTGTATTTTTAACATATAATTAATCATTATTTATAATTGGTTAGCTGAAACTTTCTACACTAAACGTTTCTATTTGATCTTAAAATGATATGGTTGCTTTAAGTACAAGCTAGGTTGACTTTAATCTATGTGTTATATTAATGagtagtttttaatttatatatacttACATCTTTAAACTCTTTGTAGTCAGGTTTCAAAAATAGCTAGTCTTCGCTGAAAGGTCAATATTATGTGGCTCATGAACACTTTTAGTGGATAAGGATTATGCTGCGTTTACTTTTATTTTATAGAGAGAGagaacaaaaagaaagaacatgGAAATTAAATATCGAAAGTAAAATAAAAGAGAGGAAATTCTTTTATTGTATAACTAAAAAAAGTATTTACGTAAATGTCAAAGAAGTTAGGCATCCATTCACTTCCACATCCTCTTCAAAGATATAAAACATCAACAATTGTCAGAACTAGAGGGCTTTCAACAAATAATCAGACATTGCAATCCATTAGTAAATCAAGTTTCAAGTTCATACGCCTTTGAATTTTCTATTTACACATTTAATTAAGCATTTTAATTGTCGGCAATCCATGCATGCAATTCTAATTTCTCGACTAAGGCTTGTAATCTGTAACATTTTTGTGTGAAAGTCCTTTCGTATTAATTTTttctactatatatatatatttcttaaatTATCCATATTACTTGATTAATAAGTAATGAGATTGATTGCCTCTACCATCTCTATAAATTCTCTGCTTCCCCCATGAATCCCCACAAGCTTAAACCATGGCTACATCAACCAACGCTGCGCTctgtttcttcctcttcctcctccctctctCCATTAACGCCGCCACCTTCCAGATCGTCAACAGATGCTCCTTCACCGTCTGGGCCGCATGGGCCACCACCGGCCCCCGCGCAGGCGGCGGTAACCGGCTCAACTCCGGCCAGTCCTGGACCATCAACATCAACGCCGGCGCCACCGGCGGCCGCATCTGGGCCCGCACCGGATGTTCCTTCGACGGCAATGGCCGAGGCAGCTGCCAGACAGGAGACTGCGGCGGGGTGCTGCAGTGCCAGGGCTACGGCCGGGCGCCCAACACCCTCGCCGAGTTCGCCCTCAACCAGTTCCAGAACCTCGACTTCTTCGACATCTCCAACGTGGACGGGTACAACGTGGGGTTAGACTTCAGCCCCACCAGCGGCGGGTGCCGCGGGATCCGGTGCGCCGCCAACATCGTGGGGGAGTGCCCGGCGCAGCTGAGGGCGCCGGGGGGCTGCAACAACCCCTGCACCGTGTTCGGGACGCAGCGGTACTGCTGCACCAATGGACCGTGTGGGCCCACGGAATTGTCAGAGTTCTTTAAGACGCGGTGCCCGGACGCCTACAGCTACCCGCAGGACGACGCGACCAGCACGTTCACCTGCCCCGGCGGCACCAACTACAGGGTCACCTTCTGCCCTTGATCGACCTGAAGCATGAGATATcgtatatatataattactatAAGACAATAAGATTTTCAAGGATCTATTCGACACGTTTCTATAGTCCATAGTCATGTAGAATAAGGTtttgggacgggttgacgggaaTCGTTGGGATGAATGTATTTATTTTTTACCACAATAGTCATGTAGAATAAAATATAGTGGGCTaaattcaattaataaataattattagaTTGTCATAGATATGACAACTCAAGGATATATTAATGTGTTGTTGCCCTTTGTTTACTACTGCTCActtattatctatatatatatacacggtgGTGTTCGTCGGGTTGAATCAATAAATTGAATGAAAACAAACACCTTCGTTTAATGATGATTGTGATAACCTTCGTTTAACGATGATTGCCTTGATGGCAGTACTTAGATCACTTATtaatgatatatgatatattGTTGTTCAAGTATCTAACTaacttattaatttaatttagtctagaaattaaaaagtcaaaaaccatTGTTCATAACACTAGACTTCCCGTATACGAAACATTCTCATTGAGGTCATCGTATTTTTCTTTAAGTCGATATTTAATTACTTATGCCGATTAATTCTTAAGTTTTTCCACCAAACATActattagataaataaaaaatacacaTAATAAAAGGGTGTTTGActgagcttataagctctctaaaataatttataaattgttTTGAAACttataaattctttaaatttatttgataattttttttcaaacagcttATAAGGTGTCAAAATAAGTTGGTTTGGAGCctataagctgtttttaaaaaagtatggaataccctatttttttttaaaaaaaattattttaataatttgtttctctaaaatatccttatataatttcataaatcccaattttatcctccataaatttttataagcataatattttttttatctccgtcgacttttcttccaacgttgtgtcatcttctccgccaacgcctctttctaattttctctcccccGGTGCAGAAATTCgtccaaaaccctctattaataaaaatctcaaaaccctctattaataatattataccctttttggtaaatttattaataaaaagatcttataataccaaacacatcaatatctttaagttgattgtaataagttcacccaaacactttaacaatttatttttaaaataaaacctaacaacttataagctgtacgggtttataaactatttttaataaatttagccaaacaccctctaaatGATTTATTAGTCTAAAATTTTTAGATAATAGTCCATTAAAACAAATCTGAGACTAGATTCTTAATTATTATTCGGGGTGAGGTCATCATATTCATGAGCATAATGCGTAGAaatctcaaaaaataaattttttgcaTGCCATTAAGATAACAAAATCAGAAGAAAATTGTAAGGAGGATGATCTACATATGATGCGGCAATCCTATCAGCAGGAAGAATAGTAATTATCTCTCgtagaaattatattatattatattatattatatttgtcCCGGGAATGAGTTAGGCAACAGTAGGGCGTGGCATCCATGCGAGCCTTTCTTGACCAATTGGCCTCTTGATTCAATTCTGATCTCGTTCAGGAATCCATGTAATTACCCAAATAATCAAGAGTATCATCGTTATAGCCGAGTTGATATTTGAATAATAAATTTTCATAGGGATTAAATTTTCAGAGAATAATTTTTTAAGGAATAAAATTCTTACCACTTAGAGAGAGACTATGAGACTATTCGATTGTTATAAGTTACTCTCTTCGTTTCGTTTTGGGACGAAGAACATTTAGAAATTAGAATGAGTGAATTATTTTCTTCCTCTTCACGTTCTCCTTCTAGATTGTCAGTTCGGCAAGTAATTTTTTAACTAAGAGATCAAATGGACATTGTAAATGAGTCAAAGCGAAGATAAGCTTGGCCCCTTACAAACTTGTTTGACGAACCAACCTAAATTGTCGAAATAGattattataaatttgatttaagtgTGACTGGAACTTAATTGATTTAAATATTATCAAATTCTTAATTCATACTTACTGATGTAGTGATAAAGGGGTCAACAAATATGGGTTAAGGACAGATATAACAGTAAACGCCGAGGTCAATATTAAGATGACGAAATACTTAGGAACCTATGAACTCATCAAAAGTGGGCCCAACAGAGTTCGACTTCAGCTTTCGATCAAGTTTGAAGGGTCCGATTAGCCAGTAGATTCAACGGAGCAAATTGTTCATTTGGATGGGTCATATAAAAAGAACATCAAATAATGCACAACTGATCAAGCGAGTACCAGGTCAACCAAAGCTCATGTTTAGTTGGGTTAGAGATAATCAACTGAACCAAACTACAACAAAAAATAGCACAGCTGAGATTGATCGGGTGGGGAGTCTCGGCCGAGCGACTACCTCGCTCGGCCAAATAGTGAGGCTCCTCTCATATCTCATAATATCTCTTTAGAAGATAATACCATTGATAACAGGACATGATCAATAGAGAAATCATATCCCAACTAGCTTTCTTCATAATTTTCAAACAGAATCACTTATTTAATTAGTTAATAAGTTTAATAacatatgattatttatttatcGTAATAGTTTATTTATTTAGCTTAAGTatcattaatttaaaaatataatttataaattttatttgtaGATATTATTGATAAATGTTATTCACTAACAATTCAGAATGTATGAGTTATAAATTGAACATGTATATATTTAAGTCTATTTAATGGATTATTCAAACATGATTACTCacactaatattaatttgatcCATTTGAAATATACatgataataatttttatattaaattttaaaaatatatttaaaactatttaagTGATAGTTTTAAGACACTTTGGAAGCTAAGAAGGCGTGATTAATTTCAATCGCTTCATCTTCATCGATAAAGATTTATAGTGAAAATTTGAAATAATGTTAATACCTTTTAGTTTACTTGGTATTTATCTCCAGACTACCGTCTCAAGATTCCTTTAGATTCtaggtaaaaaatttaaaaataaaattctttaatatatttttaaatttttcttaacacTTTTCATTTAGATTTGGGATTAGAAatgataagttttaaaaaaaaattaaaaaatgaatattatttttttaaaaaattatatggcttgtattttgataataattttatttttattaataaaattattaaattatttaatttttttagtgtTAAATACAAataagactttattaattttaattttgaaaaacttatttttattaaagtattttactttatattttatgtataaaaaaatctctaattcattattattattgaggaagaaaaataaagagcGAGGAAGAAACATTAAAGAAAATGATGTTTTCTAAGAGTATCATTGGCCAGAAAGGAAAAACATATAGAATCACTGATGAGAGAAGAAAAGGACACAATGCACTGATGAGAGAACGATTaggatttttaagaaatattgacaagaaaaaaattgagaatcatagtaataataaaaaaataaatatgtcaattaaaaaatgaattatatttaaggCAAATAGAATCTCATATAAAATCATGGTACACAATTAATGAGTAAATAAAGATAAGGGTAAGGGATAAATAGGAAGTGAAATcgataatgaattaattgataaGGTGTAATTAATGAATTAGCAagatatttataattaattaatattaattatgtcaatttaatttgttttcaatgtcttcaattaattaatcaatggaCCCCAATAAAATTGGGGCCCTAGCCATAAGCCTTAATGGCCTATACCTTGAGTCGAGCTTGTCTACCTCTTTGTGGTGACTAATCCATAGGTCCACTCTCCTCACTCAGAGATACACTATGACAACCTCCTTCCAAGAGGTGGAAAAGCTTCATACAATCTCAACACGAGAGATATAACAAAGATACAACAATAATAAGAAAGTTAATACAATAACGAGGAACcttgctcttgatctcttgttgctctaGACGGCCTCTTGTTGATTCGGAAATGTAGCAGTACTTCACTCTGAATCATCTAAAAATCAGTGAAGAATAGCGGAGAAGAAGAAGTGATTTGAATTTTCACGAAATTCTTTATA includes these proteins:
- the LOC121998511 gene encoding protein P21-like, whose translation is MATSANALLCFFLFLLPLSINAATFQIVNRCSFTVWAAWVSTGPRTGGGSQLSPGQSWTINVNASTTGGRIWARTGCSFDSSGRGSCQTGDCGGVLQCQDYGRPPNTLAEFALNQFNNLDFFDISLVEGYNVGLDFSPTTGGCRGVRCSANIVGECPAPLRVPGGCNSPCAMFWTPEYCCTNGPCRPTIWDFFKRRCPDAYTSPQDDQTSTFTCPAGTNYSVTFCP
- the LOC121998522 gene encoding protein P21-like; the encoded protein is MATSTNAALCFFLFLLPLSINAATFQIVNRCSFTVWAAWATTGPRAGGGNRLNSGQSWTININAGATGGRIWARTGCSFDGNGRGSCQTGDCGGVLQCQGYGRAPNTLAEFALNQFQNLDFFDISNVDGYNVGLDFSPTSGGCRGIRCAANIVGECPAQLRAPGGCNNPCTVFGTQRYCCTNGPCGPTELSEFFKTRCPDAYSYPQDDATSTFTCPGGTNYRVTFCP